One genomic segment of Bos javanicus breed banteng chromosome 23, ARS-OSU_banteng_1.0, whole genome shotgun sequence includes these proteins:
- the FKBPL gene encoding FK506-binding protein-like isoform X2 produces the protein MVWLLPSGEALRPPPGADLDSVHPFLSKTVYPRWKGPGTQMDTSPINSMGEKDSCQPQQQGEKNLELPTQIRQHRGESPTEILELRVSPDPASQILENPQETEKLPAELERDSAKSHGSASAMSEPLQASDLWYCPDGSFVKKIVVRGHGLDKPKLGSRCTGRDSWELEDTEKEALAREERARGTELFRAGNPEGAARCYARALRLLLTLPPPGPPERTVLHANLAACQLLLGQPHLAAQSCDRVLEREPGHIKALYRRGVAQAALGNLEKAMTDLKKVLAVDPKNRAAQEELGKVIIQGKKQDAGLAQGLRKMFG, from the exons ATGGTCTGGCTATTGCCATCAGGCGAGGCGCTTCGGCCCCCCCCAG gtGCTGACCTGGACTCGGTCCATCCCTTTCTATCCAAAACTGTTTACCCACGGTGGAAGGGGCCAGGCACCCAAATGGATACATCACCAATCAATTCAATGGGAGAGAAGGACAGCTGTCAACCGCAACAACAAGGGGAAAAGAACCTTGAATTACCTACTCAGATTAGGCAGCATCGGGGAGAATCTCCTACGGAAATCCTTGAGCTGAGAGTGAGCCCAGATCCAGCTAGCCAAATTCTAGAGAATCCTCAGGAAACTGAAAAACTGCCTGCTGAACTTGAAAGAGACTCTGCTAAGTCTCATGGATCAGCCAGTGCGATGTCAGAGCCCCTTCAAGCTTCTGATCTCTGGTACTGTCCTGATGGCAGCTTTGTCAAGAAGATTGTAGTCCGTGGTCACGGCTTGGACAAACCCAAGCTGGGCTCCCGCTGCACG GGTCGAGACTCTTGGGAGCTGGAGGACACCGAGAAGGAGGCCTTGGCCAGAGAAGAACGTGCAAGGGGCACAGAATTATTTCGAGCGGGGAATCCGGAAGGAGCTGCCCGATGCTATGCACGGGCTCTTCGGCTGCTGCTGACCTTACCCCCACCTGGCCCTCCGGAACGAACTGTACTTCACGCCAACCTGGCTGCCTGTCAGTTGCTGCTAGGGCAGCCCCATTTGGCGGCCCAAAGTTGTGACCGGGTGCTGGAGCGGGAGCCTGGCCATATAAAAGCATTGTACCGAAGGGGTGTTGCCCAGGCTGCTCTTGGAAACCTAGAAAAAGCAATGACTGACCTTAAGAAGGTGTTGGCCGTAGACCCCAAAAACCGGGCAGCCCAGGAGGAGCTGGGAAAGGTGATCATTCAGGGGAAGAAACAGGATGCAGGGCTGGCTCAAGGACTGCGCAAGATGTTTGGCTGA
- the FKBPL gene encoding FK506-binding protein-like isoform X1 — protein sequence MVWLLPSGEALRPPPGADLDSVHPFLSKTVYPRWKGPGTQMDTSPINSMGEKDSCQPQQQGEKNLELPTQIRQHRGESPTEILELRVSPDPASQILENPQETEKLPAELERDSAKSHGSASAMSEPLQASDLWYCPDGSFVKKIVVRGHGLDKPKLGSRCTVQASGFPLGSGLPEGWTELTVGLGPWREETWGELIEKCLESMCQGEEAELQLPGRSGLPVRLTLASFTQGRDSWELEDTEKEALAREERARGTELFRAGNPEGAARCYARALRLLLTLPPPGPPERTVLHANLAACQLLLGQPHLAAQSCDRVLEREPGHIKALYRRGVAQAALGNLEKAMTDLKKVLAVDPKNRAAQEELGKVIIQGKKQDAGLAQGLRKMFG from the exons ATGGTCTGGCTATTGCCATCAGGCGAGGCGCTTCGGCCCCCCCCAG gtGCTGACCTGGACTCGGTCCATCCCTTTCTATCCAAAACTGTTTACCCACGGTGGAAGGGGCCAGGCACCCAAATGGATACATCACCAATCAATTCAATGGGAGAGAAGGACAGCTGTCAACCGCAACAACAAGGGGAAAAGAACCTTGAATTACCTACTCAGATTAGGCAGCATCGGGGAGAATCTCCTACGGAAATCCTTGAGCTGAGAGTGAGCCCAGATCCAGCTAGCCAAATTCTAGAGAATCCTCAGGAAACTGAAAAACTGCCTGCTGAACTTGAAAGAGACTCTGCTAAGTCTCATGGATCAGCCAGTGCGATGTCAGAGCCCCTTCAAGCTTCTGATCTCTGGTACTGTCCTGATGGCAGCTTTGTCAAGAAGATTGTAGTCCGTGGTCACGGCTTGGACAAACCCAAGCTGGGCTCCCGCTGCACGGTACAGGCTTCTGGATTTCCTTTGGGGTCAGGGCTGCCAGAGGGCTGGACAGAACTAACTGTGGGGTTAGGCCCATGGAGGGAGGAAACTTGGGGGGAGCTCATAGAGAAATGCTTGGAGTCCATGTGTCAAGGCGAGGAGGCAGAGCTTCAGCTCCCTGGGCGCTCTGGACTTCCTGTCAGGCTCACACTGGCCTCCTTCACTCAGGGTCGAGACTCTTGGGAGCTGGAGGACACCGAGAAGGAGGCCTTGGCCAGAGAAGAACGTGCAAGGGGCACAGAATTATTTCGAGCGGGGAATCCGGAAGGAGCTGCCCGATGCTATGCACGGGCTCTTCGGCTGCTGCTGACCTTACCCCCACCTGGCCCTCCGGAACGAACTGTACTTCACGCCAACCTGGCTGCCTGTCAGTTGCTGCTAGGGCAGCCCCATTTGGCGGCCCAAAGTTGTGACCGGGTGCTGGAGCGGGAGCCTGGCCATATAAAAGCATTGTACCGAAGGGGTGTTGCCCAGGCTGCTCTTGGAAACCTAGAAAAAGCAATGACTGACCTTAAGAAGGTGTTGGCCGTAGACCCCAAAAACCGGGCAGCCCAGGAGGAGCTGGGAAAGGTGATCATTCAGGGGAAGAAACAGGATGCAGGGCTGGCTCAAGGACTGCGCAAGATGTTTGGCTGA